AACTCCTCGACTGGGCGCGCGCCGTGGACGGTCTGATCGTGGAGGACGACTACGACGGCGACTTCCGCTACGACAGGGCTCCCGTCGGCGCCCTGCAGGGTCTCGACCCGGATCGCGTCGTGTACACCGGGTCGGTGAGCAAGTCACTCGCACCGGGGCTGCGACTGGGCTGGCTGCTCGTGCCGTCCCGCCTGGCCGACGAGGTCGTCGAGCGCAAACGCACCATGGATCTCGGCAACCCGGCCCTGGACCAGGCGCTCCTTGCCGACTTCATCGACCGGGGCGGGTACGACCGCCAGCTGCGCCGCTGCCAGCGCGCCTACCGGGAGCGGCGCGACGCACTCGTCGGGGCCCTCACCGACCACTTCCCCGGCACGGAGGTCAGCGGTATCGCTGCCGGTCTGCACATCATCGCGCGGTTGCCCGAACGGTGCGGTCCCGAGCCGCGCTTCCTGGATCTGGCGGCGCGGTCCGGGGTGGCCGTGCGTCCGCTGGCCGACTACATGATGGCCGACGTGGGGGACGCCGGAGTGCGGCTGGTCCTCGGATACGCGCATCTGGCGCCGACCGAAATCGAGCGCGGCGTGCGGCTGATGGCGGAGGCGGTGCGGAAGACGCCGTGAAGTGCCCCGCGTCTGCGGACCGTTGGACTGTCCTCGTACGCCGCGGACAGTCCTCGCACGCCGCGCAGGGCCGGTTGTTCACTCGGGGTTCGCGTGGCCGCCGCAGCCGGGCAGTAGGCATGGCACGGCACACCGGCCCGAGTTGCCCTGGAGGCACAGCGATGTCACACAGCCCGCGGATACCCTCCCCCGACCGCCGTTCCGTGCTGCGCGGCACGGTCGCCGCCTCGGCGGCACTGGCTCTGCCCACGATGACAGCGGCGCCCGCCCTGGCGCTGTCCGGCCGCCCGCGGGCCGCATGGGGTGTGCAGACCGGCGATGTGACCTCCTCGTCCGGTCTGGTGTGGGTGCGCTCCGACCGGCCCGCCCGGATGATCGTGGAGACGTCCGCAACGGAGTCCTTCCGGAATGCGCACAGATGGCACGGCCCGATGGTCGGCGCCGACACGGACTTCACCGGACGGACGGCGCTGCGCGGACTGCCCGCCGGTGAGCAGGTGCACTACCGGGTCACGCTCGCCGACCCGGAAGACCCCCGCCGCACCGGGGAACCGGTCTACGGGACCTTCCGTACGGCGCCCGCGAAGCGCCGTGAGGGAGTGCGCTTTCTGTGGTCGGGCGACATAGCGGGGCAGGGCTGGGGCATCAACCCGGACATCGGCGGCTATCGCGCGTACGACGAGATGCGCCGCCTCGACCCGGACTTCTTCCTCTGCAGCGGGGACACGATCTACGCGGACGGCGTGATCGAACCGAGCGTGACGCTGCCGGACGGCCGGATCTGGCGCAACATCACCACCGAGGAGAAGTCCAGGGTGGCGCAGACCTTGGCGGACTTCCGCGGAAATTTCCGCTACAACCTGCTCGACGAGAACGTCCGGCGCTTCAACGCTCAGGTACCCACGGTCGTGCAGTGGGACGATCACGAGGTACGCAACAACTGGTACCCGGGCCAGATCCTCGACGACCCGCGCTACACCGAGAAGAACGTGAATGTGCTCGCGGAGCGCTCGCGCCGCGCCTTCGGCGAGTACTTCCCCATCTCGACGCTCACCGCCGCCGGGTGCGAAGGCCGTGTGCACCGGGTGGTGCGCCACGGACCGCTGCTCGATGTGTTCGTCCTCGACATGCGCTCGTACCGCAATGCCAACTCCCCCGGCCGGCAGCCCGACGACACACAGGGCATCCTCGGAGCCGAGCAGCTGGCCTGGCTCAAGCGTGAGCTGTCGCGGTCGCGCGCGGTGTGGAAGGTGATCGCCTCGGACATGCCGCTCGGGCTGGTCGTAGCGGACGGGACGGCGAACTTCGAGGCCGTCGCGCAGGGCGATCCGGGGGCGCCGCTCGGGCGCGAGCTGCAGATCGCCGAGCTGCTGCGGTACATCAAGCACCGCCGGATCACGGGCACGGTGTGGCTGACCGCTGATGTGCACCACACCTCGGCGCAGCACTACGACCCGTCGCGCGCGACTTTCAAGGACTTCGCACCCTTCTGGGAATTCGTCTCGGGGCCGCTGGCCGCCGGCGGCTTCCCCGCCAACGCGCTCGACGCCACCTTCGGCCCTGCGCGCGTCTTCGTCCGGGCGCCGGAACGCGCCAATGTCTCGCCGATGGAGTCGCCGCAGTACTTCGGAGAGGTCGACATCGACGGCGGCAGTGGCGAATTGACTGTCCGGCTGCGGGCGGAGGGCGGAACGGTCCTGTTCAGCAAGGTGCTGCAGCCCGGGCGTGTGGGGCAGTAGGACACGCGCCCAGCACTTACTTGCCACCATGGAAAGTACATGCCACTCTCGCAAGCATGAGTGAACAGACGGATGCCGCGGCAGCGTTGAAGCGCGCGAACCTCGCGGAGAGCGCCACACGCCGCCGCGGCAGCGGTTGGTACGCGCGGTATCTCGTCGTCTTCGCCGCCGGTCAGCTGCTCCTGGTACCGATGGCGGTGCTCTGGCAAGGGAGATCCGCGGCACTCGTCTTCGCGGTCATCAATGCCGTACTCGTCGGGGGGCTCAGCATGTACGCCGCCCGGCAGCGCGTCATCCGCCGGGGGTTCGGCGCCCGGCACGGCACTCTCATCGGCAGCTGGGCGGTGGCCTACTCCCTCACGGTCGCGCTCAGCGTCTCCGCCTTCAGGGGCAGCGCGGTCTTCGCCGTGGTCGGTGCCGTGTGGTGCGCGCTGCCGCCGGCGGTCGGCGCCTGGCAGGAGACGCGGCGGTCGGCATGACGGAGAGAGCGCAGCAGACCGGGCAGGCCGGGAAGGAGTCGGGTACGCATCCGCGCCATGCGCTCGCCCCGCTGCTCACCTCGCCCGTCCGGCTGTCGATCGTGGCGGCCCTGGCACCGCTGGACAAGGCCGAGTTCGGTTGTGTGCGCGACCTGGTCGAGGTCACCGACTCGGCGCTGTCCAAGCAGGTCGCGGCCCTCGAGGAAGCCGGCTGGGTCGGGGTGGACAAGGGCAGGGTGGGACGGCGGACGCGGACCTGGCTGTCTCTGACGGACGAGGGGCGCGCTGTCTACCGGCGGCATCTGGACGCGCTACGGGCCATAGCCGGCGCCTGACAGCTCGGCACGGTGAGGCGCGATCGGCCCGGCCGGGTCCGCGCATGCGACCGCCGCGGCCGGTGCGTACGCGACGGCCCCGGCCCGTCCAGGCCGCCGCACCCGCCGGGACCGCTGACCGCCGGGGCACCGGCGGGTCCCGGCCGTCGGCCGCGTTGCGTCAGGGAAGCGATCACTCCACGCCAAAAAACGGCTAAAAACAACCGATAGCCGTCCACAATGACGCTTAACCCGTCAGTCACAAGCCGTTCGTGATCACGCAACACCGTTCGGTCACAGTGTTGGCATGACAGATGTGACTTCTGCGAAGAGTGCCCGCCGTCCACACCACTGGCGGCGGGATCTCGTCGAACTGGCAGCCATGTTCACCGCCGTCGCGGTCGCCGACGCCATCGCGAACATGATCGGGCACGGACCGGACGGCCCGTTTCTGCTCGTCGCCTCGGCCGTGGCCCTCGTCAGCACGGCCGCCTTCCACACATGGTGGGCACGACGCCACAGTCATGCCCCACCGGCGGCCCCCACCCGGAACAGCGCCGACGTCACCGCGGACGCCGGGGTGACGGTGTCCCCCGCGACCAGGCTCGCGGCGCCCGGCGAGCTGTACGAGACGGCGCTGTGGCGGATGCGGACCACCGTGCGGGACACACCCGGCAGCCTGGCCGCGCTGTGCATCGCCCTGGCACGACACCGGGTCGACATCCTCACCCTCCAGACCCATCCGCTGGCCGAAGGCACGGTGGACGAGTTCCTGCTGCGCGCCCCCGTGTCCCTGCAGGCGCAGCAGCTCACCCGGGAGATCTCCCGGGCGGGCGGCAGCAGCACCTGGATCGAGCGGGCCGACGCCCACGATCTCGTCGACACACCTACCCGGGTGCTCGGCCTCGCCACCCGTACCGCCCTTGACGCAGCCGAACTGCCGCTCGCACTGCGCCAGTTGCTGGGCCGCTGCACAATCCACTCGCTGCCCGCGGTCTCGCTGACGGGCCGGCCCACGGGAGAGATCCCGCCGGTGGAAGGCGTGCTGGAGGAGACGGTGATGAGGCTGCGCGACCCGAGCGGTGGCGCGATCACCATCGAGCGGCCCTACCTTCCGTTCACTCCCACCGAGTTCGCACGGGCCCGCGCCCTGGTGGAACTGGACGCGCGCCTCGGCCCCCGTATCCCCCGCAGCCAGGACGTCCTCACCCTCCCCGAGGGAAACGAGATCACCGTGCGCCGCGTCGACCAGAGTGACGTCGAAGCCGCCGTGGCCATGCACGACCGCTGCTCCGACCGCACCCTGAGCCTGCGCTACCACGGCCCGGTCGGCGACGCCGACCGCTACCTCAACCACCTGCTCAGCCCGCGCTTCGGCCGCACCCTCGCCGTCCAGACCGCCTCCGGCCGTCTCGTCGGCCTCGGACATCTCCTCTGGGACGGGGACGAGACCGAGGTCGCACTGCTCGTCGAGGACGAATGGCAGGGCCGCGGCATCGGCTCGGAGCTCCTCGGCCGACTGGTCGCCCTCGCTGTCGAGGCGGGCTGCAGCAGCGTCTACGCCGTCACCCGCTCCTCGAACACCGCGATGGTGGCCGCCATGCGCGGCCTGAGCCTGCCGCTCGACTACCAGATCGAGGAAGGCACGCTGGTCATCACCGCCCGACTCGACGCGACTCCCGTACGCCCGCTCTTTCCGTACGAACAGGCTGAGCGCTGAGGGCCTCGGTCAGATCACGCCATAGATCCTCGACGTCCTCAAGACCGACCGACATCCGCAGCAGCCGGTCGCTGACGCCCGCCGAGCGCCGGTCTCCCTCAGCCACGATGCGATGGCTGATGGAGGCCGGGTGCTGGATCAGGCTGTCGACACTGCCGAGACTGACCGCCGGCGTGATCAGCCGTACGGCCGAGATCACGCTGCGCGGGTCCCCGTACACCTCGAAGGAGACCATCGCCCCGCCCACACTCGGGTAGTGCACCCGGGCGATCCGCGGGTCGGCGCCCAGTCGGCGGGCCAGGTCGGCCGCGGTGGTGGATGCGGCCCGTACCCGTACCGGCAGTGTGGACAGTCCGCGCAGCAGCAGATATCCGGCCATCGGATGGAGGACGCCGCCGGTCGCGAACCGCACCTGCCGGAGGCTGCGGGCGAACTCCTCGTCGCAGGCCACCACGCCGCCCATCACATCGCCGTGCCCGCCCAGGTACTTGGTCGCGCTGTGCAGCACGATCCGCGCCCCGTGCTCCACCGGCCGCTGCAGCACGGGCGTGGCGAAGGTGTTGTCGACAAGCAGCGGCACGGAGCCGCAGGCGTGCCGGACGGCTCGTAGATCGACCTCGGCGAGCGTCGGGTTGGCGGGCGTCTCCACCATCACAAGGCCTGTTTCCGGCCGGATCGCCTCCGCGATGCCCGCGGGGTCGGTCCAGGTCACCTCGGTCCCGAGCAGCCCCGCGTTCAGCAGATGGTCGCTGCACCCGTACAACGGCCGGACAGCGACCACGTGGCGCAGTCCCATACTCGCCCGCACCAGCAGTACGGCAGTGAGCGCGGCCATCCCGCTGGCGAACGCGACCGCGCTCTCGGCACCCTCCAGCCTGGCGAGCGCTGTCTCGAAACGGGCCGTGGTCGGGTTGTCGAGCCGGGCGTAGACCGGCGGTCCGTCCAGTCGCGCGCCGGTGGCGGCGAAGGCGTCGATACGGGCGGCCTCACCTGCGGCGTCGTACGACGGGTAGGTGGTGGACAGGTCCAGCGGCGGGGCGTGCACGCCGAGCTCCGCGAGGTCCTCGCGTCCGGCGTGTACTGCTTCGGTGGCCAGGGCCCGGGGTGCGGGAGTGACCGAGGCTGCGTTCTCCATGCCCGCACTGTGAACACCTACCGGAAAGTAATGGCCA
This portion of the Streptomyces sp. NBC_01750 genome encodes:
- a CDS encoding alkaline phosphatase D family protein — translated: MSHSPRIPSPDRRSVLRGTVAASAALALPTMTAAPALALSGRPRAAWGVQTGDVTSSSGLVWVRSDRPARMIVETSATESFRNAHRWHGPMVGADTDFTGRTALRGLPAGEQVHYRVTLADPEDPRRTGEPVYGTFRTAPAKRREGVRFLWSGDIAGQGWGINPDIGGYRAYDEMRRLDPDFFLCSGDTIYADGVIEPSVTLPDGRIWRNITTEEKSRVAQTLADFRGNFRYNLLDENVRRFNAQVPTVVQWDDHEVRNNWYPGQILDDPRYTEKNVNVLAERSRRAFGEYFPISTLTAAGCEGRVHRVVRHGPLLDVFVLDMRSYRNANSPGRQPDDTQGILGAEQLAWLKRELSRSRAVWKVIASDMPLGLVVADGTANFEAVAQGDPGAPLGRELQIAELLRYIKHRRITGTVWLTADVHHTSAQHYDPSRATFKDFAPFWEFVSGPLAAGGFPANALDATFGPARVFVRAPERANVSPMESPQYFGEVDIDGGSGELTVRLRAEGGTVLFSKVLQPGRVGQ
- a CDS encoding trans-sulfuration enzyme family protein translates to MENAASVTPAPRALATEAVHAGREDLAELGVHAPPLDLSTTYPSYDAAGEAARIDAFAATGARLDGPPVYARLDNPTTARFETALARLEGAESAVAFASGMAALTAVLLVRASMGLRHVVAVRPLYGCSDHLLNAGLLGTEVTWTDPAGIAEAIRPETGLVMVETPANPTLAEVDLRAVRHACGSVPLLVDNTFATPVLQRPVEHGARIVLHSATKYLGGHGDVMGGVVACDEEFARSLRQVRFATGGVLHPMAGYLLLRGLSTLPVRVRAASTTAADLARRLGADPRIARVHYPSVGGAMVSFEVYGDPRSVISAVRLITPAVSLGSVDSLIQHPASISHRIVAEGDRRSAGVSDRLLRMSVGLEDVEDLWRDLTEALSAQPVRTERAGVRESRRVGR
- a CDS encoding GNAT family N-acetyltransferase, with product MTDVTSAKSARRPHHWRRDLVELAAMFTAVAVADAIANMIGHGPDGPFLLVASAVALVSTAAFHTWWARRHSHAPPAAPTRNSADVTADAGVTVSPATRLAAPGELYETALWRMRTTVRDTPGSLAALCIALARHRVDILTLQTHPLAEGTVDEFLLRAPVSLQAQQLTREISRAGGSSTWIERADAHDLVDTPTRVLGLATRTALDAAELPLALRQLLGRCTIHSLPAVSLTGRPTGEIPPVEGVLEETVMRLRDPSGGAITIERPYLPFTPTEFARARALVELDARLGPRIPRSQDVLTLPEGNEITVRRVDQSDVEAAVAMHDRCSDRTLSLRYHGPVGDADRYLNHLLSPRFGRTLAVQTASGRLVGLGHLLWDGDETEVALLVEDEWQGRGIGSELLGRLVALAVEAGCSSVYAVTRSSNTAMVAAMRGLSLPLDYQIEEGTLVITARLDATPVRPLFPYEQAER
- a CDS encoding winged helix-turn-helix domain-containing protein, translating into MTERAQQTGQAGKESGTHPRHALAPLLTSPVRLSIVAALAPLDKAEFGCVRDLVEVTDSALSKQVAALEEAGWVGVDKGRVGRRTRTWLSLTDEGRAVYRRHLDALRAIAGA